In one Trichosurus vulpecula isolate mTriVul1 chromosome 8, mTriVul1.pri, whole genome shotgun sequence genomic region, the following are encoded:
- the LOC118859174 gene encoding interferon-induced protein with tetratricopeptide repeats 3-like: protein MSEVTKELLEGSLKQLSCNFTWQLFKRESSLENLEEKITNGIGFLCPQAKASGYNLLAYLKHLQGRNEESLSCLKQAEELTQQEHPGQAEVRNLVTWGNYAWLYYHMGQLEESRTYLDKVEQTCRKFANPYRIDCPEMDCEEGWARLKCGNRYAERSKACFERALEKDPDCLELHVGLAIATCGQDEVSRSWNHQHLDLLWHTIELDPGNDYLKVLLALKLQKINDVATGEKLVEEALEKAQSPDVFQLAAKFYRNQGSLEKALSLFEKAVECQPATSSLYHQTGCCYRALASQILHREKLGELQGPEIREKVQQLQGQATRYMEKALEKNGCYPNMYSDLASMYAAQGHHQQAEATFQKLHMEQLTNKEKQQFHQRYGNFQEYFRGQEDVSIHHYLAGMKIQEKSVECEKMKSRLQELADRQGNQKPHSLQGWRLLGYLANLNGDESLAIEYYEKALGILLKRSSSGIASLFPSPSSPEAERDGGPGRVGLPFQRPRNSATSVLNGENKSKLEKWEMPMEMNGCPGRASPPFRRSDWGEEYRARRAGGLE, encoded by the exons ATGAG TGAGGTGACCAAAGAGTTGCTGGAAGGGTCTCTGAAGCAGCTGAGCTGTAACTTCACTTGGCAGTTATTCAAGAGAGAGAGCAGCCTTGAGAACCTGGAGGAGAAGATCACCAACGGCATTGGGTTTCTCTGCCCTCAGGCAAAAGCCTCTGGATACAACCTCCTGGCCTACCTGAAGCACCTGCAGGGTCGAAACGAGGAATCCCTGAGCTGCCTCAAGCAAGCCGAAGAGCTGACCCAGCAGGAGCACCCTGGCCAGGCAGAAGTCAGGAACCTGGTCACTTGGGGCAACTATGCCTGGCTGTACTACCACATGGGGCAGCTGGAGGAGTCACGTACCTACCTGGACAAGGTCGAGCAGACATGCAGGAAGTTTGCAAACCCGTACAGGATCGACTGCCCAGAGATGGACTGCGAGGAAGGCTGGGCTAGGCTCAAGTGTGGCAATCGCTATGCAGAACGGTCCAAGGCCTGTTTCGAGAGGGCTCTGGAGAAGGATCCAGACTGCCTGGAGCTTCATGTGGGCCTGGCCATTGCCACCTGTGGTCAGGATGAGGTCAGCAGATCATGGAACCACCAACATCTTGACCTCCTGTGGCACACCATTGAGCTGGATCCTGGCAATGATTACCTTAAGGTGCTCCTGGCCTTGAAACTGCAGAAAATAAATGATGTAGCCACAGGAGAAAAGTTAGTGGAAGAAGCCTTGGAAAAGGCCCAGTCGCCAGATGTTTTCCAGCTGGCTGCCAAATTCTACCGGAACCAAGGTTCCCTGGAAAAAGCCCTCAGTCTGTTTGAGAAGGCTGTGGAGTGCCAGCCCGCCACAAGCTCACTCTACCACCAGACTGGGTGTTGTTATCGGGCCCTGGCCAGCCAAATCCTGCACAGAGAGAAGTTGGGAGAGCTGCAGGGCCCTGAGATCCGAGAGAAGGTACAACAGCTGCAGGGCCAGGCCACCAGGTATATGGAAAAAGCCCTCGAGAAAAATGGCTGTTACCCGAATATGTACTCAGACCTCGCTTCCATGTATGCAGCACAAGGCCACCACCAGCAAGCAGAGGCCACCTTCCAAAAACTACATATGGAGCAGCTCACAAACAAGGAGAAACAGCAATTCCACCAGCGTTATGGGAACTTCCAAGAGTATTTCCGGGGTCAGGAAGATGTTTCCATTCACCATTATTTAGCAGGtatgaaaatacaagaaaaatctgTCGAATGTGAGAAAATGAAGTCCAGACTGCAAGAATTAGCAGATCGCCAGGGAAACCAAAAGCCACACTCTTTGCAGGGCTGGCGGCTGCTGGGGTACTTGGCCAATTTGAATGGAGATGAGTCACTGGCCATTGAGTACTATGAGAAGGCTCTGGGCATCCTGCTCAAACGCTCCAGCTCAGGCATTGCaagcctcttcccttctccttcctctccagaggcagagagagatgggggtCCAGGAAGGGTTGGCCTCCCATTCCAAAGGCCCAGGAATAGTGCCACTTCTGTGCTTAATGGGGAGAACAAAAGCAAACTGGAAAAATGGGAGATGCCTATGGAGATGAATGGGTGTCCAGGAAGAGCCAGCCCTCCCTTCCGACGGTCTGACTGGGGTGAAGAATACAGAGCACGAAGAGCTGGTGGCCTAGAATGA